The following are from one region of the Streptomyces decoyicus genome:
- a CDS encoding SDR family NAD(P)-dependent oxidoreductase, with amino-acid sequence MTSAILSTEAAEFAGKAALVTGAARGVGKETVALLHARGARVVAVDVRPELSALADEFPGVVTMTGDVTLEETAIGAVRSVVDAFGGLDILVNNAGRTLNKAITETTAEDWDTVMAVNARGSFFFAREAFQAMKERGGGAIVSTGSYVCTVGLPQGAVYSASKGALAQLTKVLAVEGGSLGIRANLVAAGVVETDFLDTFRSDSRAYLASFADAHPIGRVAQPPEIAEVLCFLASPRSSFVTGAVVAADGGFTAA; translated from the coding sequence ATGACATCCGCAATTCTGTCCACCGAAGCCGCCGAGTTCGCCGGAAAGGCCGCCCTCGTCACAGGGGCCGCGCGCGGCGTGGGCAAGGAAACGGTGGCTCTCCTCCATGCCCGCGGCGCACGCGTCGTCGCCGTCGATGTCCGGCCCGAACTCTCCGCCCTGGCCGACGAGTTCCCCGGCGTCGTGACGATGACCGGCGACGTCACGCTGGAAGAGACCGCCATCGGGGCGGTGCGATCGGTCGTCGACGCCTTCGGCGGACTGGACATCCTGGTCAACAACGCCGGACGCACCCTGAACAAGGCCATCACCGAGACCACCGCCGAAGACTGGGACACCGTGATGGCGGTCAACGCCCGCGGCTCCTTCTTCTTCGCCCGCGAAGCCTTCCAGGCCATGAAGGAGCGCGGCGGCGGAGCCATCGTCAGCACCGGCTCCTACGTATGCACCGTCGGCCTGCCTCAAGGCGCCGTCTACAGCGCCTCGAAGGGCGCTCTGGCCCAGCTGACCAAGGTGCTCGCCGTCGAGGGTGGCTCCCTGGGCATCCGCGCCAACCTCGTCGCCGCGGGCGTCGTCGAGACCGACTTCCTCGACACCTTCCGCTCCGACAGCCGCGCCTACCTCGCATCCTTCGCCGATGCACACCCGATCGGCCGTGTGGCACAGCCTCCGGAGATCGCCGAGGTCCTGTGCTTCCTCGCCTCACCACGGTCCAGTTTCGTCACGGGCGCCGTGGTCGCCGCCGACGGCGGCTTCACCGCAGCCTAA
- a CDS encoding MmyB family transcriptional regulator, with the protein MPTGYRPSAHIAERTSSARRQLMDGYANTPAFVMSRNLDLLAANALADALYAQFAPADT; encoded by the coding sequence GTGCCCACCGGTTACCGGCCTTCCGCCCACATCGCCGAGCGGACCAGTTCCGCGCGGCGTCAGCTGATGGACGGCTACGCGAACACTCCGGCGTTCGTCATGAGCCGGAACCTGGACCTCCTCGCTGCCAACGCCCTGGCCGACGCGCTCTACGCCCAGTTCGCCCCGGCGGACACCTGA
- a CDS encoding Atu4866 domain-containing protein, protein MWVTADGHIRQELLPDGRYDEARGTRPSAFTGRYTVTGSHLDYVDGTGFTATGDIRDGVLYHEHLVLYREEKPS, encoded by the coding sequence ATGTGGGTGACCGCGGACGGTCACATCCGTCAGGAACTGCTGCCGGACGGCCGCTACGACGAGGCCCGGGGCACCCGGCCCAGCGCGTTCACGGGCCGGTACACGGTGACCGGCAGTCATCTGGACTACGTCGACGGCACCGGCTTCACAGCCACGGGCGACATCCGGGACGGAGTGCTCTACCACGAGCACCTCGTGCTGTACCGCGAGGAGAAGCCCTCGTGA